From Geotalea uraniireducens Rf4:
TGGAATAATTGCCGCTCAGGGTTGAGAAATCGTGCAAATAACTTATCGTCGGCTCGAAGAAGTAGTGTCTGGACTGAAATTTCTGCAGGTCGGCCGGGGCGGATGTCCAGTTATATAGCGGCAGGTCGCCGCAACGTACGCTACCCCATAGCTGTCCATTCCCCTCTTCCAGCACCAGCCGATACGGTCGCGACACCGTCTTTTTCATTTCGGATGCCGTGGCCGTAAGCGTTACATGGGGGTAACGGGTTCGCACAACGGGTCGCGGCGCAGGGCGCTGTGGGGAGTCGGTCGAGGCCTGGTCAAGCCCGACCAGGCGTGCGACGTCCTGCAGATGCCCCTCGTTGAAGCGGATCTGGGAAAGGGCGCCGGGCGAGACGAGACGCTTGAGGATCGCCCATGCAGCCGCCACATGCGGGCATTGCCGCACTGGAGCCCAGCCACGGCAGCTGCACTCGGTTTCCAGTCGTTCCCCGGCAACGGCAAGGGTAAGCCGGTGGCGCGCGTACAGGTCTATGGTCAGAGATGTCCCGTCGGCGCTCCATTCAGCTCCCGTGATGGGGGAGCGCAGGCATTCGAGGGCGCCTTCGAGCAGGTTACTCTTGTCGACCAGGCTATAAAGCGCCCCCGGCGGGGTGTTGCGCAACAAGGCAAGGACGGGCGGCAGCTCGGGTGGAGAAGAATTGGAGGTCATGGTCTCGTACTATCCGTCATGAGGGTGAGAAAATCCGTCCATAATAAAAAGGGTATGGGAGTAGGTCAATCAAAATAATGGTTGACCCGGCGAGACCCGGCGGGTTTTAATACGACGATGAACGACAAAATCGACAATTCTCCTGTTTCAAACGGCAAGGCTCTCTTCTGGCTGGTCGTCACCACCGTCCTCTGGGGGGGGAGCTTCGTCTTCAACAAGATCGGCTTTCGAGAGATTCCACCGGTCATGTTTCTCTTCCTGCGTTTTCTTCTCGCGACCATCGTCATGGGCCTGATCTGTATCCCCAGGCTTCGGCAGGTGAACCTGGAGATCATTAAAAAAGGGGGGCTGCTGGGAATGGCGCTGGCCGCCGCCAATCTCTCCTTTGTCATCGGCGTAAACGGCACGACTGTCACCAGGGCCGGTTTTCTCAACAACCTCTTCGTCCTCATCGTGCCGCTGCTCTGTTTCATTATTTGGCGGGACAAGGTAGACAGGCTGACCTTTGCCGGAATTTTTCTGGCAGCGTTCGGCATCGGAGGGCTGGCCAGCGGCGGCGGATTCAGCCACGGCGACCTGTATTCCACCATCTGCGCCCTTTTTATCGCTATCCACATCATCGCCGTCTCCAGGCTTTTGCGCAGCGGAGATGTCTATCTGGTCACGCTGTCCCAATTTGCCACCGTAACCGCCATCGGCGGCATCCTCACCGTCATCCTGCCGGAGCAGCCGTTTCACATCGGCCCGGTTTCCGCCGGCGCGCTCCTCTACTGCGCCATCTTCCCGACTGTCATCTGCTTCACCCTGCAAAACACCTTTCAGCGTTACACCACGCCGACCCGCGCCGGCCTCATCTATACCCTCGATCCGGTCTGGAGCATGCTGGGGGGATTTGTCCTTTTGGGAGAACGGCTGAACACCAGGGAATGGCTCGGCTGCGGGCTGATCTTCGGCGCTGTCGCCGTGCCGCTGCTGGTGAAACTGTCCATCGAGCGGCGGGCCGTCGGCCACTATCGATCGCAGACCTCGGAATAAGGGCCTCTCAAGAAATAAGTGTCGCAATATGGCGCTCGGATTTGGGTCAGAAGTATCAGAAGCGCCTGCTCAGCGCCAGATGGAACGCAATATCCGGCGATGTATCGACGGCGACGTCCTCGGAAACGCCGATGTCCAGCGCGGTCCGCTCCGAAAAGGCGATGGTGCCGCCGATCAAAAGCTGCAGCGCGCTGCCGGTCAACTCCCTCAGGTCGCTGTCGCGGTAGAAGGGGGTATGGCCGGAGAGCTGCGTCTTAAAGGCAATGACCTCCGCCGGACTCCAGCCGATGCCGAGGGTGCCGAACCCAACGACGTTCCTCTGTTGCCCCTTCAGCACGTCGCCGTCGCTCATGCCCATCCCGCCGACCGCGCCGAACAGGCCCAGATGGCCGCCCGACGGCAAGCCATAGTCGTCGCTCCCCGTCAGCCAGAGGGCAAAATCGGTGCTGCCGCTGCCGTGAAGCCTGGCGCTCTCGCCGGTGGGGAATTTCAGGCTGGCGCGCAACGCGAGCGCCCGCGGGTTCTTCTTCCCATCGTCATACAGCTGAAAACCTCCGGAAAGGCGCAGGTCCCCTACCCCGAAGCTGGAATCGTCTATCCGCAACCGCTCCTGTCCGTTTTTGCTGTAATCATAAAGAAGCCGGTTACGCGGCGCCTCTTTCCTCCCCCCCTGCGGCAGGGCAAAAAAGTCATGCCACCCTTCGATGAATCCGTCCAGGAAACCACCTCCCTGGCCCACCAACGGGAGATCGATCCCACCCTCAATCCCTTTCCCGATGCCGTAACGAAAGGCAAGGGTGGTACGGTAGCTCTCGCCGTCCAGCAGGATGGCTTCCCCTGTCAGGCCGTTGCTGCCTTGGGCGAAATTATTCGCCACATCAAGGACCAGCACCCCTGCTCCATGTCCGGGAGGCAGGACAATGGCGCTGCCTGCGGCGGGAAGACCGAAAATCTGCACCAGCGGGCTCTGGTTCTGGGTGTAGAAGGGGGTTATTTCTGCGGCAGATAGCGGTCGCTCAGAAAGGGGCAGTATGCCGAGCATGGCGAGAAACGGGAAGATGATCTTGTTGATTTTCATGGCAAGGTTCCGTGCTGGTCGTTGGCTGTAAATCAAGAGCCCTGAAGTTTCCAACAGGGCTCTTGATGAGAGGAGCATAGTTCCAAGCATGCCAAAAAATTGTCTTTAAAACAAGAAATTAAACTGGGCCTGTACCCGCGCCTCCTGGGGATATGTCTTTCCCTCGTATAGCGCCGTATCCAGTGAATAGGCGCCATCGATGTCCATGTTGAACCACTTGGTGCCGAAGGTCAGGCCTGCCGTGGCGGTGGGGCCGATCCCGCCGTCCGCAATGTTGCTGTACATGCCGCCGCGCAGCTTGAACCAGGATAGCCCGTGCCATTCGAAGCCGCCGCCGACGGTGCGGTTCTTGAACCCTTCCGCCGCCACCACGGTCTCGTTCTCCGTCAGGTCGAGGTCCGCGGCCAGGGTGAGCCACTTGTAGGGGTCAAACGACACCCCCATCCGTACCTGCGGTTTCAGTCTCACCTTGCCGCCGGAACCGACCAGGACATCGCCTTTTTTGTTTTTGATATCAGGGGCATCGAATTCGGGAGTATTCAGGTTCTTGGCGACGATGCCCACATTGAACCAGTCGCTGTAGCGCCAGAGAGCACCCAGGTCAAAGCCGAAGTTGGTGGAGTCCTTGAAATTCTTGGTCAGCTCTTTGGTGATGTCGCTCGACGTGACTGTCGATCCGCTTTTCATGAGGTAGGTCTGCGACTGGTAGACACGGCCGGCGATCACCTTGGCCGTGGCGCCGAGTCCCAGGGTACCGAAGGAGCCGAGGTTGAACGCATGTCCGTAGGAGAGGGGGAACTCGATATATGCCAGGCTACGGGTCAGGACCGAGGTGGTGTTGTTGTCCAAAGTAGGTGCTTTTGTGGGATCAGAAGGAGGTGGGGCCGTGAACGTTGTCGCCATGCTGATTAAGGTGCTGGCAACCTGCTGGGGGGACATACCGGAGCCTGTCATCTGGGCATCGGTGGCGTTGACGAGACCATTTGCCTCAGTTGCGGTAAAGCCGTTACTTGTCAAAGCAGAGTTGATTTGTCCACGGAGCGATGTCGGCCCCGTATCGGCCCCGAAAAATTGCGTCGAAGGGGCCGCCCCTATGGTCGGCGCGGCGAATTCGGCAGGGGTAACCTGGACGTTGGTATTATCCTGTTGCGGCAAGATGTTGACCGTGTCCGGCTCCGGCTGGGCAAACCCTTCAATCGTCCCGAATGCGCCGAACGCAACGTGGTTGATCTGAAAACCGAACACCGCGTTGCCGTTGACAGCCAGGGTACCTTTTTTCTCCTTGATGTCGTTGAGAATCGTGATCGCCTTGACCGTGTCGGTCACGTCCTGCGGCGAGGAAGTCCCGGAGATTTTGCTGAATTTGTCGAAATTCATATTGCCGAGCAGGTCGACGTTGTCGGCAAGACCGTCATTGACCTTCAGGCCGACGCTGACGTCGATTCTGCTGGTAAAGGACTTGTCGCTGAAGGCGAGCCCGGCCGGGTTCCAGTATGGAGCGTAGGCGTCATAGGTCCGCGCCACCCCCGCCCCGCCGATCCCCAGCGTGCCCATGGGCTGAAATTCCGCCCCCATCGCCGTGCCGGTCGCGGCAACCATGAAAAGAGACAAAAACATACAGATATTGCGCTTCATTACACCCTCCCAATTGATCCTTTTGGTTACTTCATGCCAAGGAAATCGTCTCCATCCTATCTTAATGAGAGCCATTCTTGCCACAAAAAAACAACCGCAATTTTAATCTTGCCCATTATGAGCGACGTTCATTCTATAATCGGCGCATACGATAATAAACTTGAATTCGCCCGTTAATCTGCGATATCCTTCCCGTTGCACACTATAAATACAGCCGGTCGTGGAGATGCATTTTCATGGAAATTTACAAGGGGCGATCAAACCCCGATCGCAGAATTAAAAATAATACCGGCAATAAGCTAGGCAGGACCCTGCTTGTTGCGGGAGGAGTGACCGGAGTCCTCGCCCTCCTCGCCTTCATCGGCTATTTTTTCTATCTTCTCGGCACCCTGCCGAAGGTGGACCGGCTGGCCGATTACAGGCCGCCGATCGTTTCCCAGGTTTTCGGCGAAGACGGTAACCTGGTCGGCGAGTTTTATCTGGAGCGCCGCACCGTCGTCCCGGTGGACAAAGTGCCGAAGAAGCTGATCGAGGCCTTCGTTGCTGCCGAGGACTCGAACTTCTACCAGCACAAGGGGATCGACTATCTGGGAATCATCAGGGCCGCGTTTAAAAACCTCATCTCCATGCGCAAGAAGGAAGGGGCCTCCACCATCACCCAGCAGGTGGCAAAATCCATGCTCCTTACCCCGGAAAAGAAATTTTCCCGCAAACTGAAGGAAGCCATTCTCGCCAAACGGATGGAGGAACGGCTGTCGAAGGATGAAATCCTCTACATCTACCTCAACCAGATCTATCTAGGCGCCGGGTCTTACGGCGTCCAGCTCGCTGCCGAGACCTATTTCGCCAAGAATGTGGAAAGCCTGAATCTTGCGGAAATGGCCATGCTTGCCGGGCTTCCCAAGGCGCCGAACACCTATTCGCCGATCAAGCACCTGGAAAAGGCCAAAGAACGGCAGAGTTACGTGTTGGAGAGGATGGTCAAGGAAGGGTATATCACCCAGGCCGAGGCGGACCACGCCAAAAACACGCCGATCGTCGTCCGTTCCCTGAAAAAGGTCAACAGCGAACAGTCTGCCTATTTCCTCGAACAGGTACGCATCCAGCTGGAGGAAAAATACGGAGAGGACCGCCTCTACAAGGAAGGGCTGAGGATCTACACCACCATGAACGCCGAGATGCAGAAGGCTGCCTATGAAGGGGTTGTCAACGGCCTCAAGGCCTTGGACAAGCGGCAGGGGTTCCGTGGCCCCGTCAAGTATCTGGCAGAGAGCGAGGTGGGTGAATTCTGCAAACATGTTGAGGACAGCATCGATTCGGCGGCCCTGAAGCAGGGCGCAACGTTCCAGGGGGTGGTGACGGCGGTAAATTCTGCCAAAGGTGACGTGACGGTTAGAGTCGGCGACAGAACCGGGATTCTAAACCGGAAAAACATGGCCTGGGCGGGAAAAGTAACCCTGCTGGACACATACGGAAAACCAGAGGGAGCCAAAGGTAAGGCCCTGCCGTTGGGAAGCGTGATCGAGGTTTCGGTGGTCACTCCTGACGTGAACAAGTCCGGCGCGCTCTTTGCCCTTGACCAGGAACCGGAAGCCCAGGCGGCCCTGTTTGCCATGGACCCTAAAACCGGCGGAGTACGCGCAATGGTAGGTGGTTACGATTTCAAGAAAAGCCAGTTCAACCGTGCCATGCAGGCCAAGCGTAACCCCGGTTCAGCGTTCAAACCGATTATTTATGCGGCGGCCGTAGACAAAGGGATGACACCGGCTACCATAATCGACGATGCGCCGGTGGAGTACGACAGCGGAAGGGAAAAGTCCTGGAAGCCGAAAAACTACGACAACATCTACCGCGGCGCAGTTACCATGCGCGAAGCCCTGACCAACTCCATAAACGTGGTCAGCATCAAGATCCTTGAAAGCACCGGAGTGAACACCGCCATTGAATATGCCAAGAAACTTGGGATAACCTCTCCCCTTGCCAACAACCTGACCCTGGCCCTCGGCTCCTCCAGCCTCACCCCCATGGAACTGACCAGCGCCTATGCGGTATTTGCCTCCGGCGGCTACAAGGTCACGCCTTATTTCATAACCAAGGTGGTCGACAGTAAAGGAAAGGTTCTGGAAGAGATCGCTCCCCCCGCGCTGCCGGTCTTCTCTGCGGCGACCTCGGCGGTGACATTGTCCATGGACGAAGAAAGGAATGCTCCGGCTGCCGGCACCACTCTGACGGCTGTACCGGCCATCTCGCCCGAGACCTCCTATATCATGACCAACCTGATGGAAAGCGTCGTATCGAGCGGTACCGGGCAGCGGGCCAGGGCTTTGGGCCGTCCCGTGGCAGGAAAAACCGGCACTACCAACGATATGAAGGACGCCTGGTTTATCGGCTACGTGCCGCAACTGGTTGCGGGCGTATGGGTCGGTTATGACCAGGAACGCTCGCTTGGAGCCGGCGGTTCGGGCGGGCAAGCCGCAGCCCCGATCTGGACCGAATTCATGCAGCGCTCCCTGGGGGGCATGCCGGTTCAGAATTTCCCCGTGCCGGCCAACGTGACCTTTGCCCTTATTAATCCGCGAACCGGCCGCTTGGCAAAGGAGGGGAGCGAAGGAAGCGTGACCGAATGTTTCATAACCGGTACTGAACCGACGACCTATGACGGAGATGCCGTCAAAACCGGCAGCGACGAGTAATATTAGCCCCGCTTAACCGCGCAACATATTGATATTTCTAGATTTTTGCGAAGCCCCATAAACCGTGCGTCCGCAAAAAGCGGTAGGTGTAATCCTTTGCTGGACCTTGTAATAGGGAGACCAATCGGGCTAAATCTGCTCCCAGCTGTAAAAAAAAAGTTTTTTTTCAAATAAACCCTTGCAAACTGCAAATTTATGACTATAGTATTTGCAATTATCACTCTAAAGGAGGGTTTATCATGACTAAAGCAGAACTCGTAGAAGCAGTTGCAAAATCCGCCAGTCTGACCAAAGGCGCAGCGGAAAAAGCTGTAGGCGCTTTCATTTCGACTGTGAGCGGCGCACTGAAAAAAGGCGACAGGGTTACCTTGGTCGGCTTCGGCAGCTTTGAAGTTGCCAGCAGAAAAGCCCGTACCGGCAGAAATCCCCAGACCGGAAAAGAAATCAAAATAGCTGCTGCCAAGGTTCCCAAGTTCCGTCCTGGCAAAGCTCTTAAGGATGCCGTAGCCTCCAAGAAGAAGTAATCCCGGATTGTGATAGATTCACCTTTCCTA
This genomic window contains:
- a CDS encoding DUF3187 family protein, whose amino-acid sequence is MKINKIIFPFLAMLGILPLSERPLSAAEITPFYTQNQSPLVQIFGLPAAGSAIVLPPGHGAGVLVLDVANNFAQGSNGLTGEAILLDGESYRTTLAFRYGIGKGIEGGIDLPLVGQGGGFLDGFIEGWHDFFALPQGGRKEAPRNRLLYDYSKNGQERLRIDDSSFGVGDLRLSGGFQLYDDGKKNPRALALRASLKFPTGESARLHGSGSTDFALWLTGSDDYGLPSGGHLGLFGAVGGMGMSDGDVLKGQQRNVVGFGTLGIGWSPAEVIAFKTQLSGHTPFYRDSDLRELTGSALQLLIGGTIAFSERTALDIGVSEDVAVDTSPDIAFHLALSRRF
- a CDS encoding penicillin-binding protein 1A, with the translated sequence MEIYKGRSNPDRRIKNNTGNKLGRTLLVAGGVTGVLALLAFIGYFFYLLGTLPKVDRLADYRPPIVSQVFGEDGNLVGEFYLERRTVVPVDKVPKKLIEAFVAAEDSNFYQHKGIDYLGIIRAAFKNLISMRKKEGASTITQQVAKSMLLTPEKKFSRKLKEAILAKRMEERLSKDEILYIYLNQIYLGAGSYGVQLAAETYFAKNVESLNLAEMAMLAGLPKAPNTYSPIKHLEKAKERQSYVLERMVKEGYITQAEADHAKNTPIVVRSLKKVNSEQSAYFLEQVRIQLEEKYGEDRLYKEGLRIYTTMNAEMQKAAYEGVVNGLKALDKRQGFRGPVKYLAESEVGEFCKHVEDSIDSAALKQGATFQGVVTAVNSAKGDVTVRVGDRTGILNRKNMAWAGKVTLLDTYGKPEGAKGKALPLGSVIEVSVVTPDVNKSGALFALDQEPEAQAALFAMDPKTGGVRAMVGGYDFKKSQFNRAMQAKRNPGSAFKPIIYAAAVDKGMTPATIIDDAPVEYDSGREKSWKPKNYDNIYRGAVTMREALTNSINVVSIKILESTGVNTAIEYAKKLGITSPLANNLTLALGSSSLTPMELTSAYAVFASGGYKVTPYFITKVVDSKGKVLEEIAPPALPVFSAATSAVTLSMDEERNAPAAGTTLTAVPAISPETSYIMTNLMESVVSSGTGQRARALGRPVAGKTGTTNDMKDAWFIGYVPQLVAGVWVGYDQERSLGAGGSGGQAAAPIWTEFMQRSLGGMPVQNFPVPANVTFALINPRTGRLAKEGSEGSVTECFITGTEPTTYDGDAVKTGSDE
- a CDS encoding DMT family transporter, giving the protein MNDKIDNSPVSNGKALFWLVVTTVLWGGSFVFNKIGFREIPPVMFLFLRFLLATIVMGLICIPRLRQVNLEIIKKGGLLGMALAAANLSFVIGVNGTTVTRAGFLNNLFVLIVPLLCFIIWRDKVDRLTFAGIFLAAFGIGGLASGGGFSHGDLYSTICALFIAIHIIAVSRLLRSGDVYLVTLSQFATVTAIGGILTVILPEQPFHIGPVSAGALLYCAIFPTVICFTLQNTFQRYTTPTRAGLIYTLDPVWSMLGGFVLLGERLNTREWLGCGLIFGAVAVPLLVKLSIERRAVGHYRSQTSE
- the traF gene encoding conjugal transfer protein TraF, with product MKRNICMFLSLFMVAATGTAMGAEFQPMGTLGIGGAGVARTYDAYAPYWNPAGLAFSDKSFTSRIDVSVGLKVNDGLADNVDLLGNMNFDKFSKISGTSSPQDVTDTVKAITILNDIKEKKGTLAVNGNAVFGFQINHVAFGAFGTIEGFAQPEPDTVNILPQQDNTNVQVTPAEFAAPTIGAAPSTQFFGADTGPTSLRGQINSALTSNGFTATEANGLVNATDAQMTGSGMSPQQVASTLISMATTFTAPPPSDPTKAPTLDNNTTSVLTRSLAYIEFPLSYGHAFNLGSFGTLGLGATAKVIAGRVYQSQTYLMKSGSTVTSSDITKELTKNFKDSTNFGFDLGALWRYSDWFNVGIVAKNLNTPEFDAPDIKNKKGDVLVGSGGKVRLKPQVRMGVSFDPYKWLTLAADLDLTENETVVAAEGFKNRTVGGGFEWHGLSWFKLRGGMYSNIADGGIGPTATAGLTFGTKWFNMDIDGAYSLDTALYEGKTYPQEARVQAQFNFLF
- a CDS encoding HU family DNA-binding protein, with the translated sequence MTKAELVEAVAKSASLTKGAAEKAVGAFISTVSGALKKGDRVTLVGFGSFEVASRKARTGRNPQTGKEIKIAAAKVPKFRPGKALKDAVASKKK